One genomic segment of Rivularia sp. PCC 7116 includes these proteins:
- a CDS encoding SLC13 family permease — translation MSIFLTLVIVFLTLISFIGEWFSVDITAIAVMVLLMALGLVTPEEGISGFGNSATITVMAMFILSAGIARTGAIGVVNDLLLKWGGKHSTKQILAIGIITGPISALINNTAVVAVFLPVVEEWCQKQRISPSKLLMPLSFVTILGGMLTTIGTSTNVLASGLSEKLGYGTFSLFQFTELGLIVFTIGLAYLTFIAPRLLPNRKIKNNDTVAQDYDLKDYVSEIVVARSSNLVGQTLRQSKLQRKFDLDVLEIIRNDNHFPQPLADKLLQVGDILMVRGGKECLLKVKDEKGIEFLPHIQFYDKSWEQNLSSGEESIAEVLILSNSNLIGSTLKDIRFRQRYNATVLAIRRGEELVRDRLGKVNLRFGDVLLLQGPKESFLGLQTSRDLLFIGDRDLETLRRDKAGIAVAIGLGVVLVTAFGILPIVVSALIGVLLMVVTGCLKSGEVYQAVRWDIIFLLAGLIPLGIAMDKSGTTVWLAQNLVAIGGNLSGYWLLTLFYVVTIFITEVLSNNASVVLLLPVAVEVAKSLSFNPMAFILVVTFAASSSFMTPIGYQTNTMVYSPGGYKFVDFARVGAPLSLLMALIVPPLIIILYGL, via the coding sequence ATGAGTATATTTTTAACTCTTGTCATCGTTTTTCTAACTTTAATTAGTTTTATTGGTGAATGGTTTTCGGTTGATATTACAGCAATAGCAGTAATGGTATTGTTGATGGCTTTAGGATTAGTGACTCCAGAAGAAGGTATTTCTGGCTTTGGAAATTCGGCAACTATTACTGTAATGGCAATGTTTATCCTAAGTGCGGGAATTGCTCGGACTGGAGCAATTGGGGTTGTAAACGATTTGCTACTAAAGTGGGGAGGAAAGCATTCAACGAAGCAAATTTTAGCTATTGGAATAATTACAGGTCCAATAAGTGCTTTAATTAATAATACTGCCGTGGTTGCTGTATTTTTACCAGTAGTAGAAGAATGGTGTCAAAAACAAAGAATTTCTCCATCTAAGCTACTAATGCCTTTATCGTTCGTCACAATTCTGGGGGGGATGCTGACAACAATTGGAACTTCCACGAATGTGTTAGCAAGTGGTTTGTCTGAAAAATTGGGCTATGGAACTTTTAGTTTATTTCAATTTACCGAATTAGGTTTGATTGTTTTCACTATTGGTTTAGCCTATTTAACTTTTATCGCACCTCGACTGTTACCCAATCGTAAAATTAAAAACAATGATACAGTCGCTCAAGATTACGACCTTAAAGATTATGTTAGTGAAATAGTTGTTGCACGAAGTTCTAATTTAGTTGGACAAACTTTAAGACAAAGCAAACTCCAACGGAAATTTGATTTGGACGTGTTGGAAATAATCCGCAACGACAACCACTTTCCTCAACCCTTAGCAGATAAACTCTTACAGGTAGGAGATATTTTAATGGTTAGGGGTGGAAAAGAATGTTTGCTTAAGGTAAAAGATGAAAAAGGGATAGAGTTTTTGCCTCATATCCAGTTTTACGACAAATCTTGGGAACAAAACCTTAGTTCCGGAGAAGAAAGTATTGCAGAAGTTTTAATTCTGTCTAATTCCAATTTAATAGGCTCGACTCTTAAAGATATCCGGTTTAGACAGCGCTACAATGCTACTGTTTTGGCAATTCGTCGTGGAGAGGAATTGGTTAGAGACAGACTTGGTAAAGTCAACTTACGTTTCGGTGACGTGCTTTTACTGCAAGGTCCAAAAGAAAGTTTTTTAGGACTTCAAACGAGCAGAGATTTATTGTTCATTGGCGATCGCGATTTAGAAACTTTGCGACGAGATAAAGCAGGTATTGCTGTAGCGATTGGTTTGGGGGTCGTTTTAGTCACTGCTTTTGGTATACTGCCGATTGTTGTAAGTGCTTTAATCGGTGTATTGTTAATGGTTGTAACTGGCTGTCTCAAGTCAGGTGAAGTCTATCAAGCGGTACGCTGGGATATTATCTTTCTATTAGCTGGGTTAATTCCTTTGGGAATCGCAATGGATAAGTCTGGGACAACTGTATGGTTAGCGCAAAATTTAGTTGCAATCGGAGGAAATCTTTCTGGTTATTGGCTATTAACTTTGTTTTATGTCGTGACCATTTTTATCACAGAAGTTCTTTCTAATAATGCTTCTGTTGTATTGCTGCTACCTGTTGCTGTAGAAGTCGCTAAAAGTCTCAGCTTCAATCCAATGGCTTTTATATTAGTAGTAACTTTTGCAGCTTCTAGTAGTTTTATGACACCAATTGGCTATCAAACTAATACCATGGTTTATAGTCCTGGTGGTTACAAATTCGTTGATTTTGCCCGAGTTGGTGCGCCGTTAAGTTTATTAATGGCATTAATTGTTCCACCACTGATTATTATTTTATATGGTTTATAG